Proteins from one Salmonella bongori NCTC 12419 genomic window:
- a CDS encoding phage tail assembly protein — protein sequence MSDKLTEKTVKLDTPIMRGKAEITEIVLRKPQSGALRGTRLQAIMDMDVGAMMTVIPRISTPTLTAQEMAELDPADLTALSVEVVTFLLKKSVLAGLPTA from the coding sequence ATGAGCGACAAGCTGACTGAAAAGACCGTAAAACTGGATACTCCCATCATGCGCGGTAAAGCTGAAATTACCGAAATTGTGCTGCGCAAGCCTCAGTCCGGCGCACTGCGTGGCACCCGTCTGCAGGCCATTATGGATATGGACGTGGGCGCAATGATGACTGTGATTCCACGAATCTCCACCCCGACGCTGACCGCGCAGGAAATGGCAGAGCTGGACCCCGCCGATCTCACCGCGCTGTCGGTAGAGGTGGTGACTTTTTTGTTGAAGAAGTCGGTGCTTGCCGGTTTACCGACAGCCTGA
- a CDS encoding acyltransferase family protein, which translates to MSDSQGFQIIFIFTCLIFAIVLFSHRKFSYIDRVTENDRNTRLDSLRFLMSSFVAFHHFIFSYHLVNSGQWIIPNHPIEEFAGKFGVAIFFMISGYLFVKCIEKKVNWLTFFIKRFFRIWPVCALSSVICILIVIYIEIKNNIPLNTDGIMQWFDGGLIIDTRPNLGYEHSTLINAGVTWTLYYEWVFYFSLPFISLFSSKNKSSQILLSIVFLSIYIFSKYDYLLSCFILLFALGGMAKKIREQISNVNQHTVNILAVTSFILCFYFGYKENPFTISMIFLYFVFFLSVCLGADIFGVLRLKGIIRLGDVSYSIYLLHGIFWFIMNKLIFSAGFENSQAIYYTASFLTWIFICVFSSIVYALLEVKFIHIGNIICKKITNSNIQ; encoded by the coding sequence ATGAGTGATAGTCAGGGATTTCAGATTATATTTATTTTTACATGTTTGATATTCGCAATAGTATTATTCTCTCATAGAAAATTTAGTTATATTGATCGTGTAACTGAGAATGACAGAAACACCAGGTTGGATAGTTTGAGATTTTTAATGTCATCATTTGTTGCATTTCATCATTTTATTTTTAGCTATCATCTTGTCAATAGTGGGCAGTGGATAATCCCAAACCATCCAATTGAAGAATTTGCTGGAAAGTTCGGCGTTGCTATTTTTTTTATGATTTCAGGATATTTGTTTGTTAAGTGTATAGAAAAAAAAGTAAATTGGCTAACTTTCTTTATAAAGCGGTTTTTTAGAATTTGGCCTGTATGTGCTTTGTCCTCGGTAATTTGTATACTAATTGTTATATATATTGAAATTAAAAATAATATCCCCCTCAATACTGATGGCATAATGCAATGGTTTGATGGCGGTCTAATCATAGATACACGTCCCAACCTGGGCTACGAACATTCAACCTTAATAAATGCAGGTGTTACCTGGACATTATATTATGAGTGGGTGTTTTATTTCTCGTTGCCTTTTATTTCTTTATTTTCTTCTAAAAACAAAAGCTCTCAAATTTTACTATCAATAGTCTTTTTATCTATATACATATTTAGTAAGTATGATTATTTATTGTCATGTTTTATACTGCTTTTTGCGCTTGGTGGTATGGCAAAAAAAATAAGAGAACAAATATCAAATGTTAATCAACATACTGTAAACATACTGGCAGTCACTTCATTTATTTTATGCTTCTACTTTGGTTATAAAGAAAATCCATTTACGATATCAATGATATTTCTGTATTTTGTTTTTTTCCTTTCAGTTTGTCTTGGCGCTGATATTTTTGGAGTGCTTAGATTAAAAGGAATCATTAGGCTTGGTGATGTCAGTTATAGCATATATTTGCTGCATGGGATATTTTGGTTCATCATGAACAAGCTCATATTCAGCGCAGGGTTTGAGAATTCACAAGCCATATACTATACAGCTTCATTTTTAACATGGATTTTCATATGCGTATTCTCCAGCATCGTGTATGCATTGTTAGAAGTGAAATTTATACATATTGGAAATATTATATGTAAAAAAATCACAAATAGTAACATTCAGTAA
- a CDS encoding TetR/AcrR family transcriptional regulator, with protein sequence MKENSVRRVNDPERREKIIQATLEAVKIYGVHAVTHRKIAAIAQVPLGSMTYYFTGMDALLSEAFTLFTENMSHQYQHFFAQVTDTQEACQAIAEMIYGSQVTTPDNMALMYQLYAYASSKPALKIVMQNWMQRSQNTLTQWFDSQTARALDAFIEGMTLHVVTDRTPLARDVILQMVRRIAGE encoded by the coding sequence ATGAAAGAAAATTCCGTTCGACGCGTCAATGACCCTGAGCGACGTGAAAAAATTATTCAGGCCACCCTGGAAGCGGTAAAAATATATGGCGTTCATGCCGTGACGCACCGAAAAATCGCCGCTATCGCACAGGTGCCGCTTGGCTCTATGACCTACTATTTTACCGGTATGGATGCCTTATTAAGCGAAGCTTTCACGCTATTCACCGAAAATATGTCGCATCAATATCAGCATTTTTTTGCGCAGGTGACGGATACGCAGGAGGCGTGTCAGGCGATAGCTGAAATGATTTACGGTTCACAGGTTACTACACCGGATAATATGGCGCTGATGTATCAATTATATGCCTATGCCAGCAGCAAGCCGGCATTAAAAATCGTCATGCAAAACTGGATGCAACGTAGCCAGAATACGCTAACGCAGTGGTTTGACTCACAGACCGCCCGCGCGCTGGATGCGTTTATTGAGGGAATGACGCTGCATGTTGTGACGGATAGAACGCCACTGGCGCGTGACGTGATTTTACAAATGGTAAGGCGTATCGCCGGAGAATGA
- a CDS encoding GPW/gp25 family protein, which translates to MTLYIGMSRNDGQVIADTDHLRQSVRDILLTPQGSRLARREYGSLLSALIDQPQNPALRLQIMSAVYVALNRWEPRLTLDSITINGNFDGSMVVELTGHSNNGAPVSLSISTGADNGSH; encoded by the coding sequence ATGACGTTGTATATCGGTATGAGCAGGAATGACGGGCAGGTAATTGCAGATACCGACCATCTGCGCCAGTCGGTGCGGGATATTCTGCTGACGCCGCAGGGCAGTCGTCTTGCTCGCCGGGAATATGGCTCCCTACTGTCTGCCCTGATTGACCAGCCGCAGAACCCGGCACTGCGCCTGCAGATTATGTCTGCAGTCTATGTGGCGCTGAACCGCTGGGAGCCGCGCCTTACGCTGGACTCCATCACCATCAACGGCAATTTTGACGGCTCTATGGTGGTTGAGCTTACGGGACATAGTAATAACGGAGCACCGGTTTCCCTTTCCATATCAACAGGAGCAGACAATGGCAGTCATTGA
- a CDS encoding GpE family phage tail protein: MADIATIFHWSPSITDVMPLTEVLAWRHKAIQRSGASDE, encoded by the coding sequence GTGGCGGACATCGCCACCATCTTTCACTGGTCGCCATCCATCACTGACGTTATGCCGCTGACTGAGGTGCTGGCGTGGCGGCATAAGGCAATTCAGCGAAGCGGGGCCAGCGATGAGTGA
- a CDS encoding tail fiber assembly protein, protein MIILFSASNIGFYDEVLKFFYEQAGNWPDDLVEVTASIHIEYSGPAPEGKILGVDCDGMPAWVDILAPTHDELVSRAESEKLRLKTVADTEIEWRQDAVDAEIATADESVALIAWRKYRVLLMRVDTSKPVWPALPGNSLVNFWCVLEVSTATS, encoded by the coding sequence ATGATCATTTTATTTAGCGCGTCAAATATCGGTTTTTATGATGAAGTATTGAAGTTCTTCTATGAACAGGCAGGAAATTGGCCTGATGATTTAGTTGAAGTCACTGCATCAATCCACATTGAATATTCTGGCCCCGCGCCTGAGGGTAAAATTCTCGGAGTGGACTGCGATGGAATGCCTGCATGGGTTGATATTCTTGCCCCGACTCATGATGAATTAGTCTCTCGTGCAGAATCTGAAAAATTGCGTTTAAAGACAGTAGCCGATACTGAGATTGAATGGCGTCAGGATGCTGTTGATGCGGAGATAGCGACTGCGGATGAGTCCGTTGCATTGATTGCGTGGAGGAAATACCGGGTCTTGTTGATGCGTGTAGATACTTCAAAACCTGTATGGCCTGCCTTACCGGGGAACAGTTTAGTTAATTTCTGGTGTGTGCTGGAAGTATCCACCGCCACCAGTTAA
- a CDS encoding phage tail protein I, which translates to MNSLLPPGSSPLERRLAQTCNGISDLQVSLRDLWNPATCPIRFLPYLAWAFSVDRWDESWAESVKRRVVQDAFYIHQHKGTTSAVRRVVEPFGFLIRIIEWWQTGETPGTFRLDIGVQDQGITEGTYLELERLIGDAKPCSRHLVGMSINLQTGGPYFVGAATYTGEEITIYPYINETIISGGTAYEGGAVHVIDTMRVNP; encoded by the coding sequence ATGAATAGTCTGTTGCCGCCGGGTTCGTCGCCGCTTGAGCGCCGACTGGCGCAGACCTGCAACGGGATTTCCGATCTGCAGGTATCGCTGCGTGATTTGTGGAACCCGGCAACCTGCCCGATCAGATTTCTGCCTTATCTTGCCTGGGCGTTTTCTGTTGACCGCTGGGATGAGAGCTGGGCAGAAAGCGTCAAGCGCCGCGTTGTGCAGGACGCTTTTTATATCCATCAGCACAAGGGGACAACCAGCGCCGTGCGGCGCGTGGTGGAGCCGTTCGGCTTCCTGATCCGCATCATTGAGTGGTGGCAGACCGGCGAAACGCCGGGGACGTTCCGTCTGGATATTGGCGTGCAGGACCAGGGCATAACAGAAGGAACCTATCTGGAGCTGGAGCGCCTGATCGGTGATGCCAAACCATGCAGCCGTCATCTGGTTGGTATGTCCATCAACCTGCAGACAGGCGGCCCGTATTTTGTGGGTGCAGCCACCTACACCGGCGAAGAAATCACGATCTACCCGTACATCAACGAAACCATTATTTCCGGCGGCACCGCCTATGAGGGCGGAGCGGTCCATGTTATTGACACGATGAGAGTGAACCCATGA
- a CDS encoding baseplate assembly protein, protein MAVIDLSWLPPPQIVDVPDFETLLAERKASFVALYPVDEQDAVRRTLALESEPVTKLLQESTYREILLRQRINEAAQAVMVAYSMGNDLEQLAANCNVKRLTVVPADNDAVPPVAAVMEDDEALRQRIPAAFEGLSVAGPTGAYEFHARSADGRVADASATSPAPAEVVLTVLSREGDGTAVKDLLDVIEKALNSESVRPVADRLTVRSAEIIPYRVKATIFLYPGPEEEPVMAAAKASLQRYIASQTRLGRDIRRSAIYAALHVEGVQRVELTSPLEDVVLDKTQAASCTEWSVTNGGTDE, encoded by the coding sequence ATGGCAGTCATTGACCTTTCCTGGTTACCGCCGCCGCAGATAGTGGACGTGCCGGATTTTGAGACGTTGCTGGCTGAGCGCAAGGCCTCTTTTGTGGCTCTTTATCCTGTGGATGAACAGGACGCGGTGCGGCGCACGCTGGCGCTGGAATCTGAACCCGTCACCAAGCTGCTGCAGGAAAGCACCTACCGCGAAATCCTGCTGCGCCAGCGTATTAACGAGGCTGCGCAGGCGGTGATGGTGGCCTATTCGATGGGAAATGATCTTGAGCAGCTGGCAGCCAACTGCAACGTGAAACGTCTGACGGTAGTGCCTGCTGATAATGATGCAGTACCGCCGGTCGCCGCAGTGATGGAAGATGATGAGGCGCTGCGCCAGCGCATCCCTGCAGCATTTGAGGGACTGTCCGTTGCTGGCCCTACGGGAGCCTATGAATTTCACGCCAGAAGTGCGGACGGACGTGTGGCAGATGCCAGCGCAACCAGTCCGGCCCCTGCCGAGGTGGTACTTACCGTGCTGAGCCGGGAGGGTGACGGTACAGCAGTAAAAGACCTGCTGGATGTGATTGAAAAAGCCCTGAACAGTGAAAGTGTACGCCCGGTGGCTGACCGTCTGACGGTTCGTAGTGCGGAGATCATCCCGTACCGGGTGAAGGCTACCATTTTTCTTTATCCAGGGCCGGAAGAGGAGCCTGTTATGGCGGCGGCAAAAGCCAGCCTGCAGAGGTACATCGCCAGTCAGACGAGGCTGGGACGTGATATCCGCCGCAGCGCCATTTATGCCGCGTTGCACGTGGAGGGCGTCCAGCGTGTGGAGCTGACGTCCCCTCTGGAGGATGTGGTGCTGGATAAGACGCAGGCGGCATCCTGTACTGAATGGAGCGTTACCAACGGGGGCACGGATGAATAG